The Ovis canadensis isolate MfBH-ARS-UI-01 breed Bighorn chromosome 18, ARS-UI_OviCan_v2, whole genome shotgun sequence genome has a segment encoding these proteins:
- the LOC138423594 gene encoding tumor necrosis factor alpha-induced protein 2-like isoform X1, which translates to MRKIAPLLEGKWGSDGMGTQEGPRKWKLLWWCRHPSWGAGRVPWSWEARVSCLSCCVTSDRPAPPWAACPSNLGKGLRGHCGFCRPEPPKVIIGVWPCLPRGPSGSSPFSAHRVPLGPQATGVKRRTEQNGGWGCARIPASAQPLAPCDCSGPRFSLCAMGQQPSSAPSLRVPGEVAPDRDEEEASTKKSNVLATQYAFFTKGRKKGQPSLAETESEPESSPPPPAQLPTVEELKADLERGRLEAAGPLLALELELQEAAAAGLASEEELVRRQSEVEALYALLRDQVLGLLRRPLEAAPERLRQALAVLAEQERQDRAAAAAAGPPGSPGLAATRPRGWLQLWRDGVAQAAAERLSRRPAADAEGRTEAERAFLHMGRTMKEDLEAVVERLKPLSPADFRVVAAYAESYHAEFAAQLAALTQLELCPRDTYMLLLWVQNLYPNDILNSPKLSPELQGVRLGTLLPQTQIRQLEATFLSNEVASIRELTARALELESERWTKDEAPQRLDDRCHSELAIDIIQIISQGQDKAESITLDLGTQIKPLLLEELDRFLRSYQRAFDEFLERCRQLRNYRANVIANINNCLPFRVSVEQRWQTRPDLQNSLLRPLNELKSHGFDTLLQSLFGDLKLLFKKFTQTRWDAPQQILEEIISTVAERMPEFSELQDCFREELLEAVHLHLVKEYITHLCKRRLVLKTAEQQQQLARLIQANAQDIQQFCTQSGSRATWLHHALPTLAEIIRLQDPSAIKIEVATYAALYPDFSKGHLSAILAIKGNLSSSDAKSIRSILDINTGAHEPSKALFSLIKVG; encoded by the exons ATGAGGAAAATAGCACCCCTCCTGGAAGGCAAGTGGGGAAGTGATGGGATGGGCACTCAGGAAGGGCCCAGGAAATGGAAGCTTCTGTGGTGGTGTCGTCACCCCAGTTGGGGAGCAGGCAGGGTGCCGTGGAGCTGGGAAGCTCGAGTTTCCTGTCTGagctgctgtgtgacctcagacaggCCTGCGCCTCCTTGGGCCGCTTGTCCCTCCAACCTGGGAAAGGGCTTGAGGGGGCACTGTGGTTTCTGTAGACCTGAGCCCCCCAAGGTCATAATCGGTGTCTGGCCCTGCCTGCCTCGTGGTCCCAGCGGGAGCAGCCCTTTTTCTGCTCATCGCGTTCCTCTGGGACCCCAGGCCACAGGAGTCAAGAGAAGAACTGAGCAGAATGGAGGATGGGGCTGCGCCCGGATTCCTGCCTCAGCCCAGCCCCTAGCGCCCTGTGACTGTTCTGGACCTCGGTTCTCACTCTGTGCAATGGGCCAGCAGCCGAGCTCTGCCCCCTCCCTCAGGGTCCCCGGGGAGGTGGCCCCAGACAGGGACGAAGAAGAGGCCAGCACGAAGAAGTCGAATGTCCTGGCCACCCAGTATGCCTTCTTCACCAAAGGGAGGAAGAAGGGTCAGCCCAGCTTAGCAGAGACTGAGAGTGAGCCTGAGTCCAGTCCGCCGCCGCCTGCCCAGCTGCCCACAG TGGAGGAGCTCAAGGCCGACCTGGAGCGCGGGCGGCTGGAGGCGGCGGGGCCGCTGCTGGCgctggagctggagctgcagGAGGCCGCGGCGGCGGGCCTCGCGAGCGAGGAGGAGCTGGTGCGGCGCCAGAGCGAGGTGGAGGCGCTGTACGCGCTGCTGCGCGACCAGGTGCTAGGGCTGCTGCGCCGGCCGCTGGAAGCGGCGCCCGAGCGGCTGCGCCAGGCGCTGGCCGTGCTGGCCGAGCAGGAGCGCCAGGaccgcgcggcggcggcggcggcggggcccccGGGGAGCCCGGGGCTGGCGGCCACGCGGCCCCGAGGCTGGCTGCAGCTGTGGCGGGACGGCGTGGCGCAGGCGGCCGCGGAGCGCCTGAGCCGGCGGCCGGCCGCGGACGCCGAGGGCCGCACGGAGGCCGAGCGCGCCTTCCTGCACATGGGCCGCACCATGAAGGAGGACCTGGAGGCCGTGGTGGAGCGCCTCAAGCCGCTCTCCCCCGCCGACTTCCGCGTGGTGGCCGCCTACGCCGAGAGCTACCACGCGGAATTCGCGGCCCAGCTGGCGGCCCTGACGCAGTTGGAGCTGTGCCCGCGAGACACCTACATGCTGCTGCTCTGGGTGCAGAACCTCTACCCCAA CGACATCCTCAACAGCCCCAAGCTGTCGCCCGAGCTGCAGGGAGTCAGACTGGGGACCCTCCTGCCTCAGACCCAGATCCGGCAGCTAGAGGCCACGTTCCTCTCCAACGAGGTG gccAGCATAAGGGAGCTGACAGCCCGAGCTCTGGAGCTGGAGTCGGAGCGCTGGACCAAGGATGAGGCCCCACAGAGGCTGGACGACCGCTGCCACAGTGAGCTGGCCATCGACATCATCCAG atCATTTCCCAGGGCCAGGACAAGGCCGAGAGCATCACTCTGGACCTGGGCACGCAGATAAAGCCCTTGCTGTTGGAAGAGCTGGACAGGTTCCTCAGGAG CTACCAGCGCGCCTTTGATGAGTTTCTGGAGCGATGCAGACAGCTGCGAAATTACAGGGCCAATGTCATCGCTAACATCAACAACTGCCTCCCTTTCCG AGTGTCTGTGGAGCAGAGGTGGCAGACAAGGCCAGACCTCCAGAACTCCCTGCTGAGGCCCCTGAATGAGCTAAAAAGCCACGGCTTTGATACTCTGCTCCAGAGCCTGTTTGGGGACCTGAAG CTGCTGTTCAAGAAGTTCACGCAGACCCGCTGGGATGCCCCCCAGCAGATCCTGGAGGAAATCATCTCCACCGTGGCCGAGAGGATGCCTGAGTTCTCAGAGCTGCAGGACTGCTTCCGAGAG GAGCTGCTGGAGGCGGTCCACCTGCACCTGGTGAAGGAGTACATCACCCACCTCTGCAAGCGGCGCCTGGTCCTCAAGACagcggagcagcagcagcagctcgcaAGGCTCATCCAGGCCAACGCCCAGGACATCCAGCAGTTCTGCACCCAGAGC GGCTCCCGGGCTACCTGGCTGCACCACGCCCTCCCCACGCTTGCCGAGATCATTCGCCTGCAAGACCCCAGTGCCATCAAGATCGAGGTGGCCACGTACGCCGCCTTGTACCCTGACTTCAG CAAGGGCCACCTGAGTGCCATCCTGGCCATCAAAGGGAACCTGTCCAGCAGTGACGCCAAGAGCATCCGGAGCATTCTAGACATCAACACGGGGGCACACGAGCCCTCCAAGGCTCTATTTTCGCTTATAAAGGTTGGTTAG
- the LOC138423594 gene encoding tumor necrosis factor alpha-induced protein 2-like isoform X2, which translates to MGQQPSSAPSLRVPGEVAPDRDEEEASTKKSNVLATQYAFFTKGRKKGQPSLAETESEPESSPPPPAQLPTVEELKADLERGRLEAAGPLLALELELQEAAAAGLASEEELVRRQSEVEALYALLRDQVLGLLRRPLEAAPERLRQALAVLAEQERQDRAAAAAAGPPGSPGLAATRPRGWLQLWRDGVAQAAAERLSRRPAADAEGRTEAERAFLHMGRTMKEDLEAVVERLKPLSPADFRVVAAYAESYHAEFAAQLAALTQLELCPRDTYMLLLWVQNLYPNDILNSPKLSPELQGVRLGTLLPQTQIRQLEATFLSNEVASIRELTARALELESERWTKDEAPQRLDDRCHSELAIDIIQIISQGQDKAESITLDLGTQIKPLLLEELDRFLRSYQRAFDEFLERCRQLRNYRANVIANINNCLPFRVSVEQRWQTRPDLQNSLLRPLNELKSHGFDTLLQSLFGDLKLLFKKFTQTRWDAPQQILEEIISTVAERMPEFSELQDCFREELLEAVHLHLVKEYITHLCKRRLVLKTAEQQQQLARLIQANAQDIQQFCTQSGSRATWLHHALPTLAEIIRLQDPSAIKIEVATYAALYPDFSKGHLSAILAIKGNLSSSDAKSIRSILDINTGAHEPSKALFSLIKVG; encoded by the exons ATGGGCCAGCAGCCGAGCTCTGCCCCCTCCCTCAGGGTCCCCGGGGAGGTGGCCCCAGACAGGGACGAAGAAGAGGCCAGCACGAAGAAGTCGAATGTCCTGGCCACCCAGTATGCCTTCTTCACCAAAGGGAGGAAGAAGGGTCAGCCCAGCTTAGCAGAGACTGAGAGTGAGCCTGAGTCCAGTCCGCCGCCGCCTGCCCAGCTGCCCACAG TGGAGGAGCTCAAGGCCGACCTGGAGCGCGGGCGGCTGGAGGCGGCGGGGCCGCTGCTGGCgctggagctggagctgcagGAGGCCGCGGCGGCGGGCCTCGCGAGCGAGGAGGAGCTGGTGCGGCGCCAGAGCGAGGTGGAGGCGCTGTACGCGCTGCTGCGCGACCAGGTGCTAGGGCTGCTGCGCCGGCCGCTGGAAGCGGCGCCCGAGCGGCTGCGCCAGGCGCTGGCCGTGCTGGCCGAGCAGGAGCGCCAGGaccgcgcggcggcggcggcggcggggcccccGGGGAGCCCGGGGCTGGCGGCCACGCGGCCCCGAGGCTGGCTGCAGCTGTGGCGGGACGGCGTGGCGCAGGCGGCCGCGGAGCGCCTGAGCCGGCGGCCGGCCGCGGACGCCGAGGGCCGCACGGAGGCCGAGCGCGCCTTCCTGCACATGGGCCGCACCATGAAGGAGGACCTGGAGGCCGTGGTGGAGCGCCTCAAGCCGCTCTCCCCCGCCGACTTCCGCGTGGTGGCCGCCTACGCCGAGAGCTACCACGCGGAATTCGCGGCCCAGCTGGCGGCCCTGACGCAGTTGGAGCTGTGCCCGCGAGACACCTACATGCTGCTGCTCTGGGTGCAGAACCTCTACCCCAA CGACATCCTCAACAGCCCCAAGCTGTCGCCCGAGCTGCAGGGAGTCAGACTGGGGACCCTCCTGCCTCAGACCCAGATCCGGCAGCTAGAGGCCACGTTCCTCTCCAACGAGGTG gccAGCATAAGGGAGCTGACAGCCCGAGCTCTGGAGCTGGAGTCGGAGCGCTGGACCAAGGATGAGGCCCCACAGAGGCTGGACGACCGCTGCCACAGTGAGCTGGCCATCGACATCATCCAG atCATTTCCCAGGGCCAGGACAAGGCCGAGAGCATCACTCTGGACCTGGGCACGCAGATAAAGCCCTTGCTGTTGGAAGAGCTGGACAGGTTCCTCAGGAG CTACCAGCGCGCCTTTGATGAGTTTCTGGAGCGATGCAGACAGCTGCGAAATTACAGGGCCAATGTCATCGCTAACATCAACAACTGCCTCCCTTTCCG AGTGTCTGTGGAGCAGAGGTGGCAGACAAGGCCAGACCTCCAGAACTCCCTGCTGAGGCCCCTGAATGAGCTAAAAAGCCACGGCTTTGATACTCTGCTCCAGAGCCTGTTTGGGGACCTGAAG CTGCTGTTCAAGAAGTTCACGCAGACCCGCTGGGATGCCCCCCAGCAGATCCTGGAGGAAATCATCTCCACCGTGGCCGAGAGGATGCCTGAGTTCTCAGAGCTGCAGGACTGCTTCCGAGAG GAGCTGCTGGAGGCGGTCCACCTGCACCTGGTGAAGGAGTACATCACCCACCTCTGCAAGCGGCGCCTGGTCCTCAAGACagcggagcagcagcagcagctcgcaAGGCTCATCCAGGCCAACGCCCAGGACATCCAGCAGTTCTGCACCCAGAGC GGCTCCCGGGCTACCTGGCTGCACCACGCCCTCCCCACGCTTGCCGAGATCATTCGCCTGCAAGACCCCAGTGCCATCAAGATCGAGGTGGCCACGTACGCCGCCTTGTACCCTGACTTCAG CAAGGGCCACCTGAGTGCCATCCTGGCCATCAAAGGGAACCTGTCCAGCAGTGACGCCAAGAGCATCCGGAGCATTCTAGACATCAACACGGGGGCACACGAGCCCTCCAAGGCTCTATTTTCGCTTATAAAGGTTGGTTAG
- the LOC138423594 gene encoding tumor necrosis factor alpha-induced protein 2-like isoform X3, producing MGRTMKEDLEAVVERLKPLSPADFRVVAAYAESYHAEFAAQLAALTQLELCPRDTYMLLLWVQNLYPNDILNSPKLSPELQGVRLGTLLPQTQIRQLEATFLSNEVASIRELTARALELESERWTKDEAPQRLDDRCHSELAIDIIQIISQGQDKAESITLDLGTQIKPLLLEELDRFLRSYQRAFDEFLERCRQLRNYRANVIANINNCLPFRVSVEQRWQTRPDLQNSLLRPLNELKSHGFDTLLQSLFGDLKLLFKKFTQTRWDAPQQILEEIISTVAERMPEFSELQDCFREELLEAVHLHLVKEYITHLCKRRLVLKTAEQQQQLARLIQANAQDIQQFCTQSGSRATWLHHALPTLAEIIRLQDPSAIKIEVATYAALYPDFSKGHLSAILAIKGNLSSSDAKSIRSILDINTGAHEPSKALFSLIKVG from the exons ATGGGCCGCACCATGAAGGAGGACCTGGAGGCCGTGGTGGAGCGCCTCAAGCCGCTCTCCCCCGCCGACTTCCGCGTGGTGGCCGCCTACGCCGAGAGCTACCACGCGGAATTCGCGGCCCAGCTGGCGGCCCTGACGCAGTTGGAGCTGTGCCCGCGAGACACCTACATGCTGCTGCTCTGGGTGCAGAACCTCTACCCCAA CGACATCCTCAACAGCCCCAAGCTGTCGCCCGAGCTGCAGGGAGTCAGACTGGGGACCCTCCTGCCTCAGACCCAGATCCGGCAGCTAGAGGCCACGTTCCTCTCCAACGAGGTG gccAGCATAAGGGAGCTGACAGCCCGAGCTCTGGAGCTGGAGTCGGAGCGCTGGACCAAGGATGAGGCCCCACAGAGGCTGGACGACCGCTGCCACAGTGAGCTGGCCATCGACATCATCCAG atCATTTCCCAGGGCCAGGACAAGGCCGAGAGCATCACTCTGGACCTGGGCACGCAGATAAAGCCCTTGCTGTTGGAAGAGCTGGACAGGTTCCTCAGGAG CTACCAGCGCGCCTTTGATGAGTTTCTGGAGCGATGCAGACAGCTGCGAAATTACAGGGCCAATGTCATCGCTAACATCAACAACTGCCTCCCTTTCCG AGTGTCTGTGGAGCAGAGGTGGCAGACAAGGCCAGACCTCCAGAACTCCCTGCTGAGGCCCCTGAATGAGCTAAAAAGCCACGGCTTTGATACTCTGCTCCAGAGCCTGTTTGGGGACCTGAAG CTGCTGTTCAAGAAGTTCACGCAGACCCGCTGGGATGCCCCCCAGCAGATCCTGGAGGAAATCATCTCCACCGTGGCCGAGAGGATGCCTGAGTTCTCAGAGCTGCAGGACTGCTTCCGAGAG GAGCTGCTGGAGGCGGTCCACCTGCACCTGGTGAAGGAGTACATCACCCACCTCTGCAAGCGGCGCCTGGTCCTCAAGACagcggagcagcagcagcagctcgcaAGGCTCATCCAGGCCAACGCCCAGGACATCCAGCAGTTCTGCACCCAGAGC GGCTCCCGGGCTACCTGGCTGCACCACGCCCTCCCCACGCTTGCCGAGATCATTCGCCTGCAAGACCCCAGTGCCATCAAGATCGAGGTGGCCACGTACGCCGCCTTGTACCCTGACTTCAG CAAGGGCCACCTGAGTGCCATCCTGGCCATCAAAGGGAACCTGTCCAGCAGTGACGCCAAGAGCATCCGGAGCATTCTAGACATCAACACGGGGGCACACGAGCCCTCCAAGGCTCTATTTTCGCTTATAAAGGTTGGTTAG